In Methylobacterium aquaticum, the following are encoded in one genomic region:
- a CDS encoding OB-fold-containig protein — MRVSTRALARLIPRDESYVVGADDLVGATAEVILGPLDDGLPGQVRALDRYGNTHFLRTRAAPGAPAMAKGARVLLVDRADAVYLAVPATPDL, encoded by the coding sequence TTGCGCGTCTCGACCCGGGCGCTGGCCCGGCTGATCCCGCGGGACGAGAGCTACGTGGTCGGCGCCGACGACCTCGTCGGGGCGACCGCGGAGGTCATCCTCGGCCCCCTCGACGACGGCCTGCCGGGGCAGGTCCGGGCCCTCGACCGCTACGGCAACACCCACTTCCTGCGCACCCGCGCCGCCCCCGGCGCCCCCGCCATGGCGAAAGGCGCCCGCGTCCTGCTGGTGGACCGCGCGGACGCGGTCTACCTCGCCGTACCCGCCACGCCGGACCTGTAG
- a CDS encoding PspA/IM30 family protein, protein MTYRLLPGPADLDAVHALLAAYRRMLVVLEEIRRAHGLRANVVALVAHGYQRARHETGLPARLVTLGIRDFARQAAGFDPQRVVSMPLDDKLFSVKTASEIALTTLQGRRTMPYRVEGYDGPWHDLASARLTLEGDALTIQVGVSVAASEDIRKEETRMPETILTRVGRIIGGLSSAALDAVEDRNPLAVAEQALREIDAVIHEARLDLGRIKAEAHRLTARRGQLDAELAALPDKLSLALANGREDLARAGIARQLDLESQIEAIESTLADVDERQAAAAKAMQAAQAARRDAEHRIALLRTPPAKAADPLDGYGREEAARSRRIAQSLRAIDRVTGTAASVADPSIEELDRLHRDDAIERRLAALKQGRFS, encoded by the coding sequence TTGACCTACCGGCTCCTGCCCGGGCCGGCGGATCTCGACGCGGTCCACGCGCTTTTGGCGGCGTATCGGCGGATGCTGGTCGTCCTGGAGGAGATCCGCCGCGCGCACGGCCTGCGGGCCAACGTCGTCGCCCTGGTCGCACATGGCTACCAGCGGGCGCGCCACGAGACCGGGCTGCCGGCCCGCCTCGTCACCCTCGGGATCCGCGACTTCGCCCGGCAGGCGGCCGGCTTCGACCCGCAGCGCGTCGTGTCGATGCCCCTCGACGACAAGCTGTTCAGCGTGAAGACCGCCTCCGAGATCGCGCTCACCACGCTCCAGGGACGCCGCACCATGCCCTACCGCGTCGAGGGCTATGACGGCCCGTGGCACGACCTGGCGAGCGCCCGCCTGACGCTCGAGGGCGACGCGCTCACCATCCAGGTCGGCGTCTCCGTCGCTGCCTCGGAGGACATCCGCAAGGAGGAGACCCGCATGCCCGAGACCATCCTGACCCGCGTCGGCCGGATCATCGGCGGCCTGTCCAGCGCCGCCCTCGACGCGGTCGAGGACCGCAATCCCCTGGCGGTCGCCGAGCAGGCCCTGCGCGAGATCGATGCGGTGATTCACGAGGCCCGGCTCGACCTCGGCCGGATCAAGGCGGAGGCCCACCGGCTCACGGCCCGCCGCGGCCAGCTCGACGCTGAACTCGCCGCGCTTCCCGACAAGCTGTCCCTGGCGCTGGCGAACGGGCGCGAGGACCTGGCGCGAGCCGGCATCGCGCGCCAGCTCGACCTGGAGAGCCAGATCGAGGCGATCGAGTCGACCCTCGCCGACGTCGACGAGCGCCAGGCCGCCGCCGCGAAGGCGATGCAGGCAGCGCAAGCCGCCCGGCGCGACGCCGAGCACCGGATCGCCCTGTTGCGCACGCCGCCCGCGAAGGCGGCCGATCCGCTCGACGGCTACGGACGCGAGGAGGCGGCACGCAGCCGCCGGATCGCGCAGTCGCTGCGGGCGATCGACCGGGTGACCGGCACCGCCGCCTCGGTCGCCGATCCCTCGATCGAGGAACTGGACCGCCTCCACCGCGACGACGCCATCGAGCGGCGGCTCGCCGCGCTCAAGCAGGGCAGGTTCTCGTGA
- a CDS encoding acetamidase/formamidase family protein, whose protein sequence is MTHRLAASPETCRWGYLDAAVPPVLTIRSGERVTIETVSGGPDALPPAGFHVPPELLAIHAAETGIPQGHILTGPVAIEGAQAGDVLEVRILDVRLRQDWGFNRHRPLAGTLPEDFPHFHQMNIPLDRERLTARMPWGLELPLSPFFGVMAVAPPPAWGRCTSIIPRAFGGNLDNKELVAGTTLFLPVFVEGALFSCGDGHGAQGDGEVNVTAIETALSGTFEFVLRRDLPLTAPRAETPSHVITMGLDPDLDRCAERALREMIDLVVARAGITRDEAYALCSIAADLRVTQTVNQHKGVHCMLRKEYLLR, encoded by the coding sequence ATGACGCATCGCCTGGCCGCCTCGCCCGAGACCTGCCGCTGGGGTTACCTCGACGCGGCCGTGCCGCCGGTCCTCACGATCCGCAGCGGCGAGCGGGTGACGATCGAGACCGTCTCGGGCGGGCCCGACGCCCTGCCGCCGGCAGGCTTCCACGTGCCGCCCGAGCTGCTGGCGATCCACGCCGCCGAGACCGGCATCCCCCAGGGCCACATCCTGACCGGCCCGGTGGCGATCGAGGGCGCGCAGGCCGGCGACGTGCTGGAGGTGCGGATCCTCGACGTCCGTCTACGCCAGGACTGGGGCTTCAACCGCCACCGGCCGCTCGCCGGCACCCTGCCGGAGGATTTCCCCCATTTCCACCAGATGAACATCCCCCTCGATCGGGAGCGCCTGACCGCCCGGATGCCCTGGGGGCTGGAACTGCCGCTGTCGCCGTTCTTCGGCGTGATGGCGGTCGCCCCGCCGCCGGCCTGGGGGCGCTGCACCTCGATCATTCCGCGCGCCTTCGGCGGCAACCTCGACAACAAGGAGCTCGTCGCCGGCACCACGCTGTTCCTGCCGGTCTTCGTCGAGGGGGCGCTGTTCTCCTGCGGCGACGGCCACGGCGCGCAGGGCGACGGCGAGGTCAACGTCACGGCGATCGAGACCGCGCTGTCGGGCACGTTCGAGTTCGTGCTGCGCCGGGATCTGCCCCTCACGGCGCCCCGGGCCGAGACGCCGAGCCACGTGATCACCATGGGCCTCGACCCCGACCTCGACCGCTGCGCCGAGCGGGCCCTGCGCGAGATGATCGACCTCGTGGTCGCCCGCGCCGGCATCACCCGCGACGAGGCCTACGCGCTGTGCAGCATCGCCGCCGACCTGCGGGTGACGCAGACTGTCAACCAGCACAAGGGCGTGCATTGCATGCTGAGGAAGGAGTATCTGCTCCGGTGA
- a CDS encoding beta strand repeat-containing protein, translated as MAEIRYYIVPSFVATNEKNSDDKITIDKSYFQYDYTNNKLNTNIGNVNFLFRITSNKTDDSNYYADFEKQPKSPTLYYKSYIKWQSIDPKSIVYSTSYGSIFSPIPTYINNAAPVTINAIAQSSGVFDFASSGTSVLNLAVGQTDFGLTVASFTSNNAIQIVNSSNLRLSFDYTTDILTLSNGEILRFSGDYSPYYFSIAPSSNGFGQTISLNTKPSVPQSPIFQPAAARVALASPTDIPASLTAMNGKYGTPDTIVSRSKSDAVSYASAAGSVVVDLGAQISWDGSYNDTLVGIENVIGSSANDIFFGDDRNNVFDGNGGADQIYGGGGSDTVSFATKSTSTLIDFTYSINGVVINLGGETWDGNFNTKLISVENAVGTKFNDVIYGNAGNNVIEGGTGADTIYGGDGTDTVSFKSSDTAVVVDLRFGTTWDGRYNDRIFSVENAIGSRFGDTMYGDASDNLFEGGGGADLINGGAGNDTIGFGGATGPVIVDLRTQTTWDGTSNAMLTSIEDVIGSGFADIILGDAGDNLIDGGEGADTIDGGTGSDTISFVNAANAVVVDLAARLTWDGASNDTLTSIENVIGSRFNDTIRGDAGDNLIQGDGGADQILGGAGNDTVAFTHASGPVTIDLGSQLTWDGQSNSTLSSIENAIGSRYSDVIFGDDGNNLIDGGGGADTVYGSAGNDTISFATSKSSVTIDLAYQSTWDGLNNVTLSSIENAIGSKFNDTILAGDERNMTPDGILTGNGGSDTFGFHKGFGHQVITDFARDDIIKVERGLFTNDDILGSAVDYGGGVLLKAAGQGDIALVGVRLNDLYSGNFTFF; from the coding sequence ATGGCTGAAATTCGTTACTATATCGTTCCGAGCTTTGTTGCTACCAACGAAAAGAACTCTGATGATAAGATAACGATTGATAAAAGTTATTTTCAATACGACTATACAAATAATAAACTTAACACAAATATAGGTAACGTAAATTTTTTATTTCGCATCACTTCTAATAAAACTGATGACTCGAATTATTACGCTGATTTCGAAAAGCAGCCTAAAAGCCCAACACTTTATTACAAGTCATATATAAAATGGCAGAGCATTGATCCAAAATCAATTGTCTACTCAACGAGCTATGGATCGATATTCTCCCCGATACCAACCTACATCAACAACGCAGCCCCAGTCACGATAAATGCGATCGCACAAAGCTCTGGCGTTTTCGACTTTGCATCGAGCGGTACATCCGTTCTCAATCTTGCCGTTGGCCAAACCGATTTCGGCCTGACCGTCGCATCGTTCACGTCAAACAATGCGATCCAGATCGTCAATTCAAGCAACCTTCGACTCTCTTTCGATTACACCACAGATATTCTGACACTTTCGAACGGAGAAATTCTGCGATTTTCCGGCGATTACTCGCCGTATTACTTTTCAATCGCTCCGTCGTCGAATGGCTTCGGACAGACGATATCGCTCAACACCAAGCCGTCGGTACCACAGTCGCCGATCTTCCAGCCGGCAGCCGCCAGGGTCGCGTTGGCTTCGCCGACGGATATTCCAGCGTCACTGACCGCCATGAACGGGAAGTACGGCACACCCGACACCATTGTGTCGCGATCGAAGTCAGACGCCGTGAGCTACGCATCCGCGGCAGGGAGCGTCGTCGTCGATCTCGGGGCGCAAATTTCCTGGGATGGATCTTACAACGATACGCTGGTCGGGATCGAGAACGTCATCGGCTCGTCCGCCAATGACATCTTTTTCGGTGACGATCGGAACAACGTCTTCGACGGCAACGGCGGAGCAGATCAGATTTATGGCGGGGGTGGCAGCGATACGGTCAGCTTTGCAACGAAGTCGACCAGCACCCTAATCGATTTCACGTATTCCATCAACGGCGTTGTCATCAATCTTGGAGGCGAAACGTGGGATGGTAATTTCAATACAAAATTGATTAGTGTCGAGAATGCCGTTGGCACAAAATTCAATGATGTCATCTACGGCAATGCCGGAAACAATGTCATCGAGGGCGGCACAGGAGCGGATACGATTTACGGCGGCGACGGAACGGATACGGTCAGCTTCAAGTCCTCGGACACCGCGGTCGTTGTGGATTTACGATTCGGAACGACGTGGGACGGTCGCTACAACGACAGGATCTTCAGCGTCGAGAACGCGATCGGCTCGCGGTTCGGCGATACGATGTATGGCGATGCGAGCGACAACCTGTTCGAGGGTGGCGGTGGCGCGGACCTCATCAACGGCGGAGCAGGGAACGACACGATTGGCTTCGGTGGTGCGACAGGTCCAGTCATCGTCGACCTGCGCACGCAGACGACGTGGGATGGGACGTCCAACGCGATGCTGACGAGCATCGAGGACGTGATCGGGTCCGGCTTCGCCGATATCATCCTCGGTGATGCCGGCGACAATCTCATCGACGGGGGCGAGGGCGCGGATACCATCGACGGCGGTACGGGCAGCGACACGATCAGCTTCGTGAATGCTGCGAACGCCGTCGTCGTCGACCTGGCCGCTCGCCTCACCTGGGACGGCGCATCGAACGATACGCTGACGAGCATCGAGAACGTGATCGGGTCACGCTTCAACGACACGATCAGGGGCGATGCCGGCGACAATCTCATCCAGGGCGATGGCGGCGCCGATCAGATCCTCGGCGGCGCAGGCAACGATACGGTCGCCTTCACCCATGCTTCCGGCCCGGTAACGATCGACCTTGGGTCTCAGCTGACGTGGGACGGACAGTCCAACAGCACATTGTCCAGCATCGAGAATGCTATCGGTTCGCGATACAGCGACGTTATCTTCGGAGATGATGGCAACAATCTCATCGACGGCGGTGGCGGTGCCGATACCGTCTACGGCAGCGCTGGAAACGACACGATCAGCTTCGCAACATCGAAGAGCTCAGTGACTATCGATCTCGCCTATCAGAGCACCTGGGACGGCCTGAACAACGTTACCCTGTCCAGCATCGAGAACGCGATCGGATCGAAGTTCAACGATACCATTCTGGCCGGTGACGAGCGCAACATGACCCCTGACGGCATCCTCACGGGTAACGGCGGTAGCGACACGTTCGGCTTCCACAAGGGCTTCGGTCATCAGGTTATCACCGATTTCGCCCGCGACGACATCATCAAAGTTGAGCGTGGATTATTCACGAATGACGATATCCTCGGTTCAGCGGTCGATTACGGCGGTGGTGTTTTGCTGAAGGCCGCGGGACAGGGTGACATCGCTCTGGTCGGTGTGAGATTGAACGATCTGTACTCTGGTAATTTCACTTTCTTTTAG
- a CDS encoding group III truncated hemoglobin, which translates to MILDESGLAPFLAAFYGRVRGDPLLGPVFAAAIPEADWPRHMATIEAFWSSVLFKTGRYKGNPFGRHQALGALRPEHCARWLALFRETAASCFAPDEAEALHARAERIGASLQAGLFFRPGEAGAPTACPS; encoded by the coding sequence ATGATCCTGGACGAGAGCGGCCTCGCCCCCTTCCTGGCGGCGTTCTACGGGCGCGTCCGCGGCGACCCGCTCCTCGGGCCGGTCTTCGCCGCCGCGATTCCGGAGGCCGACTGGCCGCGGCACATGGCGACGATCGAGGCGTTCTGGTCCTCGGTCCTGTTCAAGACCGGCCGCTACAAGGGCAATCCGTTCGGCCGGCACCAGGCGCTCGGCGCCTTGCGGCCGGAGCATTGTGCGCGGTGGCTCGCCCTGTTCCGCGAGACCGCCGCCTCGTGCTTCGCCCCGGACGAGGCGGAGGCCCTGCACGCGCGGGCCGAGCGGATCGGCGCCAGCCTCCAGGCCGGCCTGTTCTTCCGCCCGGGCGAGGCTGGAGCGCCGACCGCTTGCCCGTCATAG
- a CDS encoding NAD(P)/FAD-dependent oxidoreductase, whose amino-acid sequence MRDDPRSHGLWERSAPPAPQTLPLEGRMAVDVAIVGGGFTGLSAALHLAEGGARVAILEGVEIGFGGSGRNVGLVNAGMWVMPDDLPGELGAVYGSRLLDLLGAAPAAVFDLVERHGIACEPERQGTLHCAVGQKGLAELRERARQWQARGAPVRLLDAEETAGKVGTRAYAGALLDARAGTIQPLAYARGLAAAAIAAGARIHTGSPVVAVADAGTHWRLDTPRGAVEAAQVIVATNAYTSAVWPEIRAELVHLPYFNMATAPLSDNLRRSILPERQGVWDTREVLSSFRFDRAGRLVFGSVGALRGPGLAIHRAWGRRALARLFPQLAGVAFETEWYGQIGMTANNLPRVHRLGRNVVSFSGYNGRGIAPGTVFGRCLAGLVAGTIGEDALPLPVTDPVAAPRRRLKEAFYEAGAQLAHLTDARFR is encoded by the coding sequence ATGAGAGACGATCCGCGCAGCCACGGCCTCTGGGAGCGCTCGGCTCCCCCGGCCCCGCAGACGCTGCCGCTCGAGGGCCGGATGGCGGTCGACGTGGCGATCGTCGGTGGCGGATTCACGGGCCTGTCCGCCGCGCTCCACCTCGCGGAAGGCGGGGCGCGGGTTGCGATTCTCGAGGGCGTCGAGATCGGATTCGGCGGTTCGGGCCGGAATGTCGGTCTCGTCAATGCCGGGATGTGGGTCATGCCCGACGACCTGCCCGGCGAACTCGGCGCCGTGTACGGCTCACGGCTCCTCGACCTGCTCGGGGCGGCGCCCGCCGCCGTGTTCGACCTCGTCGAGCGGCACGGCATCGCCTGCGAGCCCGAACGCCAGGGAACGCTGCATTGCGCCGTCGGCCAGAAGGGCCTCGCCGAGTTGCGGGAGCGCGCCCGCCAGTGGCAGGCCCGCGGCGCTCCGGTCCGGCTGCTCGACGCGGAGGAGACCGCAGGGAAGGTCGGCACCCGCGCCTATGCCGGCGCGCTCCTCGATGCGCGGGCCGGCACGATCCAGCCCCTCGCCTATGCCCGCGGCCTCGCGGCGGCGGCGATCGCGGCCGGGGCCCGCATCCATACCGGCAGCCCGGTCGTCGCCGTCGCCGATGCGGGGACGCATTGGCGCCTCGATACCCCGCGCGGCGCCGTCGAGGCCGCCCAGGTCATCGTGGCGACCAATGCCTATACCAGCGCGGTCTGGCCGGAGATCCGGGCGGAGCTGGTCCACCTGCCGTACTTCAACATGGCGACCGCGCCCTTGAGCGACAACCTGCGCCGCTCGATCCTGCCCGAGCGCCAGGGCGTCTGGGACACCCGCGAGGTGCTGAGCTCGTTCCGGTTCGACCGGGCCGGCCGTCTCGTCTTCGGCAGCGTCGGCGCCTTGCGCGGGCCGGGCCTTGCGATCCACCGGGCCTGGGGCCGGAGGGCGCTCGCCCGGCTGTTCCCGCAACTCGCGGGCGTCGCCTTCGAGACCGAGTGGTACGGCCAGATCGGCATGACGGCGAACAACCTGCCGCGCGTCCACCGCCTCGGCCGGAACGTCGTCTCGTTCAGCGGCTATAACGGCCGCGGCATCGCCCCGGGTACCGTCTTCGGCCGCTGCCTCGCCGGGCTCGTCGCGGGCACGATCGGCGAGGATGCGCTGCCGCTGCCGGTCACCGATCCGGTCGCGGCGCCGCGGCGGCGGCTGAAGGAGGCCTTCTACGAGGCCGGAGCCCAGCTCGCGCACCTGACCGACGCGCGCTTCCGATGA
- a CDS encoding replication initiator protein A — translation MAKLHLKTREEFAQLSLHEKNEYLQGIAQQVAHLRGDEFTPLSKDGLSRVRRFYSRRSFADLKLADFGEEEPLRKSLTVLAEAIRAEEVAKIVEHEVVRPPRALVRPPPIDDAQLAFFVPTVHDAPIKDDMNLMDIAPFALSKTTGEGVIRYELKDSVITIEGGAEVGLATAYDYDIVINMISHLAEQTRQYRIDDSKGLRPSLPPRTYRPAASEILKFCRRELGGKQYEDLERALDRLQATRIKITNLSSDKAKTRRRETEAFPLIGRYKVMSRTSADRIDQVEIDIPDWVYEGVVKPDGKPSILTLNPDYFLITRPIAKFLYRLARKAAGQTEARYGMTELHKRSGSKLPKHKFRQAIKEIVDAAVPLPDYDLSIIEGEREPVLRMVNRSSDKSTVHGSGAA, via the coding sequence ATGGCGAAGCTGCATCTCAAGACGCGCGAGGAGTTCGCCCAACTCTCGCTCCACGAGAAGAACGAATACCTGCAGGGCATCGCGCAGCAGGTCGCGCACCTGCGCGGGGACGAGTTCACCCCCCTGTCGAAGGACGGCCTCAGCCGCGTCCGGCGCTTCTACAGCCGGCGCTCCTTCGCGGATCTCAAGCTCGCGGATTTCGGCGAGGAGGAACCGCTCCGGAAATCCCTGACGGTCCTGGCCGAGGCGATCCGCGCCGAGGAAGTCGCCAAGATCGTCGAGCACGAGGTGGTGAGGCCGCCCCGCGCCCTCGTCCGGCCGCCGCCGATCGACGACGCCCAGCTGGCCTTCTTCGTGCCGACCGTCCACGACGCGCCGATCAAGGACGACATGAACCTGATGGACATCGCGCCCTTCGCCCTGTCGAAGACGACGGGGGAGGGGGTGATCCGCTACGAATTGAAGGATTCGGTCATCACCATCGAGGGCGGCGCCGAGGTCGGGCTCGCCACCGCCTACGACTACGACATCGTCATCAACATGATCTCGCACCTGGCGGAGCAGACGCGCCAGTACCGGATCGACGATTCCAAGGGCTTGCGCCCGTCCCTGCCGCCCCGGACCTACCGGCCCGCCGCCTCGGAGATCCTGAAGTTCTGCCGGCGCGAGCTCGGCGGCAAGCAGTACGAGGACCTCGAACGCGCGCTCGACCGCCTGCAGGCGACCCGGATCAAGATCACCAACCTGTCGAGCGACAAGGCCAAGACCCGTCGCCGCGAGACCGAGGCGTTTCCGCTGATCGGCCGCTACAAGGTCATGTCGCGCACCAGCGCCGACCGCATCGACCAGGTCGAGATCGACATTCCGGACTGGGTCTACGAGGGCGTCGTCAAGCCCGACGGCAAGCCGTCGATCCTGACCCTGAATCCGGATTACTTCCTGATCACCCGGCCGATCGCCAAGTTCCTCTACCGGCTCGCCCGCAAGGCGGCCGGGCAGACGGAAGCCCGCTACGGCATGACCGAGCTCCACAAGCGCAGCGGCTCGAAGCTGCCCAAGCACAAGTTCCGTCAGGCGATCAAGGAGATCGTCGATGCGGCGGTGCCGCTGCCCGATTACGACCTCAGCATCATCGAGGGCGAGCGCGAGCCGGTGCTGCGGATGGTCAACCGGTCCAGTGACAAATCCACCGTACATGGGTCCGGCGCGGCGTGA
- a CDS encoding helicase-related protein, with amino-acid sequence MARKRVQPTTEILSEIVARLGPSPRAVDLDALRAHLALPEFGGDVDEARVARALRAMKANRAFAETGVDALRRAVPALRATVSGGQAIAWTIRVAIPLLDDGRLELRVDAPADAAAIGILRGMAHRNDPKWRVEELRAAVTQLATRITGELRRPVERLREQIRLDLREVGADASAYIAQLDRSLRSRPFPFDADLGSSLFHTLTPVRKRARTVARQDSRLRRLQDRVGFGAYIEKFTAARRLNRRIRFHMGPTNSGKTYAALTALTEAATGTYLAPLRLLALENYEALQARGLRAGMVTGEEVLGEDRPTHTARTIETADLTRPVDVAVIDEIQMLSDPDRGWAWTNALFGVPAKTVIVCGSDDALAYVRRAAEAAGESLEVIPFERKTPLVLMDEPVPLEKVEPGDAVVAFSRRAVHENREVLVAAGHSVATIYGALSPEVRRAEAARFRSGEANVLVTTDAIGMGLNLGPLKRIVFSAVRKFDGVQERALTNSEIRQIAGRAGRFGHQEVGYVAAADETGIAPLRTALGGAPTAPAADTRFFVRPDLIAITSVAEEMQTESLREVLAHFARATFYAGSPFQPSALEEILEVARLVDRARLPIQEKFVFSVCPVDRRDEIAMSVLERWTQARAAGVGVPALRANLRGELDYQERTVKLASAYLWLSRRFPETFDDDEAIRAMRGQANDAIEQHLRETATRKAERRTRRSAR; translated from the coding sequence GTGGCACGCAAGCGGGTCCAACCCACGACCGAGATTCTGAGCGAGATCGTCGCGCGTCTCGGGCCGTCGCCCCGGGCCGTCGATCTCGACGCTTTGCGCGCTCACCTCGCCCTGCCGGAATTCGGAGGCGACGTCGACGAGGCCCGGGTCGCCCGCGCCCTGCGGGCGATGAAGGCCAACCGCGCCTTCGCGGAGACCGGCGTCGATGCGCTGCGGCGGGCGGTGCCGGCCCTCCGGGCCACGGTCTCGGGGGGTCAGGCCATCGCGTGGACCATCCGGGTCGCGATCCCGCTCCTCGATGACGGCCGCCTGGAGCTGAGGGTCGATGCGCCTGCGGACGCGGCCGCCATCGGCATCCTGCGGGGCATGGCGCACCGCAACGACCCGAAATGGCGGGTCGAGGAGCTGCGCGCGGCGGTGACCCAGCTCGCCACCCGGATCACCGGCGAGCTGCGCCGGCCCGTGGAGCGCCTTCGGGAGCAGATCCGGCTCGATCTGCGCGAGGTCGGGGCCGACGCGTCCGCCTACATCGCACAGCTCGACCGCTCGCTGCGCTCACGACCGTTTCCGTTCGACGCCGATCTCGGCTCCTCGCTGTTCCACACCCTCACCCCGGTGCGCAAACGCGCCAGGACGGTGGCGCGCCAGGATTCCCGTCTCCGGCGTCTCCAGGATCGCGTCGGATTCGGCGCGTACATCGAAAAATTCACCGCGGCGCGCCGGCTCAACCGGCGCATCCGGTTCCACATGGGCCCCACCAACTCGGGCAAGACCTACGCCGCCCTCACGGCGCTGACCGAGGCCGCGACCGGCACCTACCTCGCGCCCCTGCGGCTCCTGGCGCTGGAGAACTACGAGGCGCTGCAGGCGCGCGGCTTGCGCGCCGGCATGGTCACGGGCGAGGAGGTGCTCGGCGAGGACAGGCCGACCCACACCGCGCGCACGATCGAGACGGCGGACCTGACGCGCCCCGTCGACGTCGCGGTGATCGACGAGATCCAGATGCTCTCCGATCCGGATCGCGGCTGGGCCTGGACCAACGCGCTGTTCGGGGTGCCGGCCAAGACCGTCATCGTGTGCGGATCGGACGACGCCCTGGCCTATGTCCGGCGCGCCGCCGAGGCGGCGGGCGAGTCGCTGGAGGTCATTCCCTTCGAGCGCAAGACGCCGCTCGTCCTCATGGACGAGCCCGTCCCCCTGGAGAAGGTCGAGCCCGGCGACGCCGTCGTCGCCTTCTCGCGCCGTGCCGTCCACGAGAACCGCGAGGTCCTGGTCGCCGCCGGCCACAGCGTGGCGACGATCTACGGCGCCCTGTCGCCGGAGGTGCGACGGGCGGAGGCCGCCCGCTTCCGCTCCGGCGAGGCGAACGTGCTGGTGACCACCGACGCGATCGGCATGGGGCTGAATCTCGGTCCGCTGAAACGCATCGTGTTCTCGGCGGTGCGCAAGTTCGACGGCGTCCAGGAGCGGGCGCTGACCAACTCGGAGATTCGGCAGATCGCCGGCCGGGCCGGCCGCTTCGGCCATCAGGAGGTCGGCTACGTCGCCGCCGCGGACGAGACCGGCATCGCGCCCCTGCGGACCGCGCTCGGCGGCGCGCCGACGGCGCCGGCGGCCGATACGCGCTTCTTCGTCCGGCCCGACCTGATCGCGATCACCTCGGTCGCCGAGGAGATGCAGACCGAGAGCCTGCGCGAGGTGCTGGCGCATTTCGCCCGCGCGACCTTCTATGCCGGCTCGCCGTTCCAGCCCTCCGCCCTGGAGGAAATTCTCGAGGTCGCCCGGCTGGTCGACCGCGCCCGCTTGCCGATCCAGGAAAAGTTCGTCTTCTCCGTCTGCCCCGTGGACCGGCGCGACGAGATCGCGATGTCGGTGCTGGAACGGTGGACCCAGGCCCGCGCCGCGGGGGTGGGCGTGCCGGCGTTGCGCGCCAACCTGCGGGGAGAGCTCGATTATCAGGAGCGCACGGTCAAGCTCGCCAGCGCCTATCTGTGGCTGTCACGGCGGTTTCCCGAGACGTTCGACGACGACGAGGCGATTCGGGCGATGCGCGGCCAGGCCAACGACGCCATCGAGCAGCACCTGCGGGAGACCGCCACGCGCAAGGCCGAGCGGCGCACGCGACGATCGGCCCGGTGA
- a CDS encoding type II 3-dehydroquinate dehydratase has protein sequence MSEPIVFVLNGPNLNLLGEREPAIYGSTTLAEIEAACRARAATQGLAIDFRQTNIEGVLIESVHEARKRAAGIIINPAGYSFTSVALLDSLKMFEGPKIELHISNIHRREEIYHRSLVSRAATAVVAGLGPSGYGIALDAMRLLLDERRT, from the coding sequence ATGAGCGAGCCGATCGTCTTCGTCCTGAACGGGCCGAACCTCAACCTGCTCGGCGAGCGCGAGCCGGCGATCTACGGCAGCACGACGCTCGCCGAGATCGAGGCGGCCTGCCGCGCGCGGGCCGCGACCCAGGGCCTCGCCATCGACTTCCGCCAGACCAACATTGAGGGCGTGCTCATCGAGAGCGTGCACGAGGCGCGCAAGCGCGCCGCCGGGATCATCATCAACCCGGCCGGCTACAGCTTCACCTCGGTCGCGTTGCTCGATTCGCTCAAGATGTTCGAGGGTCCGAAGATCGAACTGCACATCTCGAACATCCACCGGCGCGAGGAGATCTACCACCGCTCGCTGGTCTCGCGGGCCGCCACGGCCGTCGTCGCCGGCCTCGGCCCGAGCGGCTACGGAATCGCGCTCGACGCGATGCGCCTGCTCCTCGACGAGCGCAGGACCTGA